The sequence CGACAGCACAAGATTCAAATGAGGCGAAGCTTCTTTGGGAAAAGCCGGCTCATCCTGGCGATCCCTGACCTGTTTATCGATTAAGTCTGCGCCGATACGCTTGGCTTGATCATAATTTTTGCCGATTACAAGTTCGCAAGCCACTTCAGCGGCTCCCAAAAGAGCAGATTGCCCATACGCTTGAAAGCGCGCGTCAACGATGATGCCATCGTCTGGATCAACCAACCAGTACAAGCAAAGCGCATTGCCATCACTGATATGACCTTCTCGCCCTTCGATCAGACGCATGGCGCGTTCTTCAGACTGCTCTTTGGTAAAAAAACCCACACAGCGGGGCTTGTCAATTTTGGCCATCAACTTTTTGCTATAGCGCGACCAGGGAAATGGCTGGATGAGAATTTTTAAACTCATTTTTATTCCTATCTATCCGGATGCATAATTTTATTTGAGATCTTAGCTAAGGCCAGAGTGCATTCTCCAATAATTTCTATTGCACGGTCGATCTCATCTTCTGTTGTATAGCGCGATAAGCTAAAGGAGACTGCACTATGGGCTTCATTTTCTTCTATTCCGCAGGCAGCTAAAATCAGCCCTAACTGTTGGAAATTGCCTCCACCGATACTTGCGCACACACCTTTGCGGTTCAAAGCAAATAATAGCGCTTCATTGGCAATTCCAGGAAACAAAAGTGTCGTGCAATGAGGAAGACGCTCTTGCTCTTTAAAGCATACTTTAGCCGCAGGATAGACGCGCGCAATGCCCATCTCAAGCTTATTCCTCAGACGAGCCACTTCCGTGCATAATAAGTCCCGCGCCTCCAAAGCTTCTTTTGCAGCCCAAGCAAGTCCAACAAGGCCCGGCATATTCACCCCCCCAGCTCGCAGCCCTGCCTGCTCAGCTCCTCCGGAAATAAAAGGAGAACACTTTATTCCTTGCTTAATATAAAGCGCTCCTGTCCCTTTAGGGCCATGGAATTGCTCGCCATTAAAAGTCATAAAGTCTGCTCGAATATCTTCCAACTCGTAAAAAAGCTTGCCGATGACATGCGTTGCATCCACATGCAGGCGAACGCCTCGCTGCCGGCAAAGATCGGCAATTTCTGCCAGAGGCTGAACGGTTCCGGTCAATCCATTGGCCCAGGATAGGGACACAAGCGCCGTACGCGGCGATAAAGCTTCAGCCAACGCCTTTGCTGTCACTAAACCCGTCTGATCGACTTCAATCATGCGACTCACACAGCCCAAAGGCTCCAAACGTCCCATGGCCATAATCATGGGGGCTTCATCAATTGTAGCTGTTAAAAAATGATTTTTCCCGGTAGGGACCGTGATATCGCGATAAGTGGAAAAAATGACGTGATTAATGGCCTCTGCTCCGGAAGAAGTCAGGATCAATTGATCAGCCTCTTGAGCGCCAATCACATGATAAAGCGTTCGATAGCTTTCCGCTAGAGCGGGATAAAGCTCCTGCCCTTTCTGATGCGGAGCCGATGGCTGCCCCCAGCGATCTGTTAAATAAGGCATCATTTGGCTAAGAGCTTGTTCAGAAAGGCGGCTGGTTGTGCTGTTATCTAAATAAATGAGAGATTGAGACATATAAACTACTGTTGTTTGATGAATTGCCCGTGATTAAATTCATAAATAATGGGGTGTCCGGTGGCCAATTCCAAGCTGATGACCTCTTCAGCCGATAACCCATCTAATTTCATAATGATGGAGCGTAAAGAGTTGCCATGGGCGGCAATGAAAACATTTTTTCCGCCTTGCAGATGAGGCAGGATCGCTTTTTCAAAGTAAGGAATAGAGCGGGCTGCGGTCATTTCTAAACTTTCTCCACTTGGAGGAGGAACATTAAAGCTGCGGCGCCAAATGTGCACTTGTTCAGCTCCATATTTCTTAGCCATCTCTGCTTTATTGACTCCCTGCAGCTCTCCATACATGCGCTCATTGAGCTCCCAAGCGCGAATCACAGGAATCGTCTGCGCTTGCGTCTCTGGACTGTAAATTTGCGCCCATTCTTCCAACTTTCCTTCGCCTGTATGTAAAACGACAGGTACTTTACCCGAATGATGAACAGTCATGGCAAGCATAGCTGTCATTTGTGCGCGGATTAAAGAGGAGGTGAAAATAATATCGATCGGCTCATCCTTGATCTGCCTGCCCCCTTTTAGCGCTTCATCAACCCCTGTCAAGGAGAGAGGAATATCTACCCAGCCGGTAAATAAATTATATAAATTCCATTGCGATTGACCATGCCGCATTAAAATAAGTTTAGGCATTTTCTCCCCCTCCTTTTTTCTAACTTCCTTCATTTATAACATGTAAGCTGTTATTCCGCTCTAGAAACCTCCAAAACCGCGCGTCTTCTTTTTTGCGGATGAAGCAAGCTTCTGGCAAAAAACACTCCAAACTCAGGTTAATAAATCCTCTAAGCTCTTCGCTAAGTTTTCACTAAGATGATAGACTTAAAATTCCTTTTTATTTAAAAGGGCAAATAGACTCTAATCATCACAGTCTGCCGATTCTCATCTACCAAAAAAACTTCATTTTTAGAGGGTTAAATTGCCCTTTTGAGTAATTACCTTAAAATGACAAGGAGGAGAAAATGGGCAAAAGCAAAATAATTAAGCTGTTTGTCTTCATGCTGCTATTAGTCGGCAAAAGCTATGGAGAGAGCTTATGCGATCAGCTAGGAACCCTTTTACAAGGAGAAACCTCAAGACACGATCGCGTTTGCGATGTATTTGTTCCCCGAAATGATCTGATCTCAGTTCTTGGCGGCTTTACCCTCCACCCTGAAATGGGAATCGGCTTGGAAGCTGAGTTTATTCCGATTAAAGGCTCTCGCCAAGAAAGGCTTGTTCAAGCAGAAATTGCCTTATTGGAAAGCGAGGTCCAGGCGGTAGAGCTATATTTGATAATGAATAACTTCGAAATCACAGCCTTACACAATCACACGCTCTTTGATACCCCTAAAGTGATGTATTTGCACTTCTCAAAAACAGGGAATGCCATCCAGATTGCTACTCAGCTAAGAGAACTTCTCAACGCAGTGGGCAACTTTAGCGTCTTTGGAGAAAGCACCGTACCTGTTAGCTTTTTAGATCCCGCTACCCTCAATCAAATTTTGGGACTTAATGGCGAACTAAAAGCCGGTGGAATCTATCGAGCTGATT is a genomic window of Candidatus Protochlamydia phocaeensis containing:
- a CDS encoding NifU family protein, with translation MSLKILIQPFPWSRYSKKLMAKIDKPRCVGFFTKEQSEERAMRLIEGREGHISDGNALCLYWLVDPDDGIIVDARFQAYGQSALLGAAEVACELVIGKNYDQAKRIGADLIDKQVRDRQDEPAFPKEASPHLNLVLSAMENAAEQCLDIPLAVNYVAPPAPRDIGEVLEGGYPGWQELSQEQKIALIDGVLDRDIRPYIELDAGGVQVMDLVDEKAVIIAYQGSCTSCFSATGTTLSYIQQVLKAKVHPDLVVVPDLTTFHQSE
- a CDS encoding cysteine desulfurase family protein, with protein sequence MSQSLIYLDNSTTSRLSEQALSQMMPYLTDRWGQPSAPHQKGQELYPALAESYRTLYHVIGAQEADQLILTSSGAEAINHVIFSTYRDITVPTGKNHFLTATIDEAPMIMAMGRLEPLGCVSRMIEVDQTGLVTAKALAEALSPRTALVSLSWANGLTGTVQPLAEIADLCRQRGVRLHVDATHVIGKLFYELEDIRADFMTFNGEQFHGPKGTGALYIKQGIKCSPFISGGAEQAGLRAGGVNMPGLVGLAWAAKEALEARDLLCTEVARLRNKLEMGIARVYPAAKVCFKEQERLPHCTTLLFPGIANEALLFALNRKGVCASIGGGNFQQLGLILAACGIEENEAHSAVSFSLSRYTTEDEIDRAIEIIGECTLALAKISNKIMHPDR
- a CDS encoding 2,3-bisphosphoglycerate-dependent phosphoglycerate mutase — its product is MPKLILMRHGQSQWNLYNLFTGWVDIPLSLTGVDEALKGGRQIKDEPIDIIFTSSLIRAQMTAMLAMTVHHSGKVPVVLHTGEGKLEEWAQIYSPETQAQTIPVIRAWELNERMYGELQGVNKAEMAKKYGAEQVHIWRRSFNVPPPSGESLEMTAARSIPYFEKAILPHLQGGKNVFIAAHGNSLRSIIMKLDGLSAEEVISLELATGHPIIYEFNHGQFIKQQ
- a CDS encoding DUF1259 domain-containing protein — translated: MGKSKIIKLFVFMLLLVGKSYGESLCDQLGTLLQGETSRHDRVCDVFVPRNDLISVLGGFTLHPEMGIGLEAEFIPIKGSRQERLVQAEIALLESEVQAVELYLIMNNFEITALHNHTLFDTPKVMYLHFSKTGNAIQIATQLRELLNAVGNFSVFGESTVPVSFLDPATLNQILGLNGELKAGGIYRADFQRPFHVRDSGTTSEPEGMIAIQGTGASAILLGEMPLRVSEVETFIQTLLANNIIVSAIHNHEISERPRLIYVHFQQIGPPDVLAAAVRQALNTAPVE